In the genome of [Mycoplasma] phocae, one region contains:
- a CDS encoding adenine phosphoribosyltransferase, translated as MELKKFIRTVKDFPEKGVKFKDISLLLANGEALHYTIDRMAELAEDADIIVGPDARGFLFGTPVAAKLSKPFIMVRKKGKLPGKVISCNYGLEYGKNILEIQCGLVKPGQKAVIIDDVLATGGTLEAITKLLRDQNVEILRIIVLMELEGFDARKRLPFDIQNLIYVKKDEE; from the coding sequence ATGGAATTAAAAAAATTTATTAGAACAGTTAAAGACTTTCCTGAAAAGGGTGTCAAATTCAAAGATATATCTTTATTGCTAGCAAATGGAGAAGCACTTCACTATACCATTGATAGAATGGCAGAATTAGCAGAAGATGCCGATATTATTGTTGGACCCGATGCAAGGGGTTTTCTTTTTGGAACTCCAGTTGCAGCCAAATTATCAAAGCCATTTATCATGGTTAGAAAAAAAGGGAAACTACCAGGCAAGGTTATAAGTTGTAACTACGGGCTTGAATATGGCAAAAACATTTTAGAAATTCAATGTGGTTTGGTAAAACCTGGGCAAAAAGCTGTAATTATTGACGATGTTTTAGCAACTGGGGGCACACTTGAAGCAATTACGAAATTATTGAGAGATCAAAATGTTGAAATACTAAGAATAATTGTTTTAATGGAATTAGAAGGCTTTGATGCAAGAAAACGTCTACCTTTCGATATTCAAAACCTAATATATGTTAAAAAAGATGAGGAATAA
- a CDS encoding ribonuclease J, giving the protein MNKINFFALGGLDENGKNAYVLEINGKLFIINSGTKVPINAHNGIDTLICNYEFLEKRQKDIVGLFLTDVHNSTFSAIPWLLMKIKNLKIYTSAFNKIVLLDRISKYNIENANYEIKVIRDSFAFNDVKVTSFDLAGGLPGEIGFNFEYNNGNILFMVNFVDGDLGPYGRTSYDDIKKIINNGKPLQMLIMDSGFSAYKGKSIDKLWISKKIEYKFKEASNDSRIIVGLYDEDMITAHEILILAKKYNRPVITYGRTYSQLINLVAKINPDLQWPEFIDYRAANDIKNAVILVTGAIERLYLRFIRIASNNDVYLKLKNNDAVIIIAPPVNGLEVNYALTLDEIARNTSNLIELGSDQYYSCNPAKEDIRNALSILKPKYFIPIQGLYRYLVVATQVARETGMNLNNCLVLQNGKVAEFVNNELTSQKHSIRLVCDVVIDGLGIGDISHEVINERENLSRDGVLAVSSLIDFKTKQPINELQVASYGILTKENRDIVNKIINDLFYKEFEDKEPHEIKLKEIQEKLRKTIKRKTSKMINKEPIVVITLYEI; this is encoded by the coding sequence ATGAACAAAATAAATTTTTTTGCTTTAGGTGGATTAGATGAAAATGGGAAAAATGCTTATGTTCTAGAAATTAACGGTAAGCTTTTTATCATTAATTCTGGAACTAAAGTACCTATTAACGCTCATAATGGAATTGACACACTAATTTGTAATTATGAATTTCTTGAAAAAAGACAGAAGGATATTGTCGGCTTATTTTTAACTGATGTTCATAACTCAACTTTTTCAGCAATTCCATGACTTTTAATGAAAATTAAGAATTTAAAAATTTACACTAGTGCCTTTAATAAAATTGTTTTATTAGACCGAATTTCAAAATATAACATTGAAAATGCAAACTACGAAATCAAAGTAATTCGCGACTCTTTTGCTTTTAATGATGTTAAAGTGACATCATTTGACTTAGCTGGTGGCCTACCAGGTGAAATTGGTTTTAATTTTGAATATAATAATGGAAATATTTTATTTATGGTGAATTTTGTTGATGGTGATCTTGGCCCATATGGCAGAACTAGTTATGATGATATTAAAAAAATTATTAATAATGGTAAACCACTTCAAATGCTAATTATGGATTCTGGATTTAGTGCCTATAAGGGTAAGAGCATTGACAAATTATGAATTTCAAAAAAAATTGAATATAAATTTAAAGAAGCATCAAATGATTCGCGAATTATTGTTGGACTTTATGATGAAGATATGATTACCGCGCATGAAATATTAATTTTAGCCAAAAAATATAATCGTCCTGTCATCACATATGGTAGAACATATTCTCAATTAATTAATTTAGTTGCTAAAATTAATCCGGATTTACAATGACCAGAATTTATTGATTATCGGGCAGCTAATGATATTAAAAATGCAGTAATTTTAGTTACTGGCGCAATTGAAAGACTATACCTAAGATTCATTAGAATTGCTTCAAACAACGATGTTTATCTAAAACTAAAAAATAATGATGCTGTTATTATTATTGCTCCGCCTGTAAATGGACTTGAAGTTAATTATGCTTTAACTTTAGATGAAATTGCTAGAAATACTTCTAATCTAATTGAATTAGGTTCAGATCAATACTATTCATGTAACCCTGCAAAAGAAGATATTCGTAATGCGCTAAGTATTTTAAAACCAAAATATTTTATTCCTATTCAAGGACTATACCGTTATTTAGTTGTAGCTACACAAGTTGCTCGAGAAACTGGTATGAATCTAAATAACTGTCTTGTTTTACAAAATGGTAAAGTTGCCGAATTTGTCAATAATGAACTAACCAGTCAAAAGCACAGTATTCGCCTAGTTTGTGATGTGGTAATTGATGGTCTTGGAATTGGTGATATTTCCCATGAAGTTATTAATGAGCGTGAAAATCTATCTCGGGATGGAGTTTTAGCTGTTAGTTCTTTGATAGATTTTAAAACTAAACAACCTATCAATGAGTTGCAAGTTGCTTCATATGGTATTTTAACTAAAGAGAATAGAGATATTGTCAATAAAATTATTAATGATCTCTTCTACAAAGAATTTGAAGATAAAGAACCACATGAAATTAAATTAAAAGAAATTCAAGAAAAATTGCGAAAAACCATTAAAAGAAAAACATCAAAAATGATAAATAAAGAGCCAATTGTGGTAATTACCTTATACGAGATATAG
- a CDS encoding LemA family protein, translating into MLFDTRNQQSSEGFKPNVDNTIKKPEPTGFEKFLFGLLFVLTFGLFIFGYYRRKNYLLRKINEIQEASSVIQAAEKKRRATLIKQIDAVKGYAKFENATLTEVTRMRSKLVELENENNVAELKTQLDSIQRNINLQFEAYPDLKASQLFLQFNTEIALQEDEIYSTIRIYNMKVNSFNSQIYTFWTNCVAKKIGAYNQPLFSASEQERQDVDTSSLSEMKF; encoded by the coding sequence ATGTTATTTGATACCAGAAATCAACAATCAAGTGAGGGTTTTAAACCTAATGTTGATAACACAATAAAAAAACCAGAACCTACTGGTTTTGAAAAATTTTTATTTGGGTTATTATTTGTTCTTACTTTTGGTTTATTTATTTTTGGATACTATCGTAGAAAAAATTACTTATTAAGAAAAATAAACGAAATTCAAGAAGCTTCATCTGTTATTCAAGCAGCTGAGAAAAAAAGAAGAGCGACTTTAATTAAACAAATAGACGCTGTAAAAGGTTACGCTAAATTTGAAAATGCAACATTAACAGAAGTTACAAGAATGAGATCAAAATTAGTGGAATTGGAAAATGAAAATAATGTCGCAGAACTAAAAACACAACTTGACAGTATTCAAAGAAATATTAATTTACAATTTGAAGCATATCCAGATTTAAAAGCAAGTCAATTATTTCTACAATTTAACACAGAAATTGCTTTACAAGAAGATGAAATCTATTCAACAATTAGAATTTATAATATGAAAGTTAATTCATTTAACTCACAAATTTATACATTTTGAACTAACTGTGTAGCTAAAAAAATTGGAGCATATAATCAACCATTATTTTCTGCAAGTGAACAAGAAAGACAAGATGTCGATACTTCTTCACTATCAGAAATGAAATTTTAA
- a CDS encoding DNA topoisomerase subunit B has product MSKTEEVHKYEANNIQVLEGLEAVRKRPGMYIGSIGSKGLHHLIWEIVDNSVDEAMAGFATAIDINLYPDNVVEVIDNGRGMPVGIHEKTKKSAVETILTVLHAGGKFDSDTYKVSGGLHGVGASVVNALSDVFEVWVKRDGKLHYQKFINGGYPVKPLEIIGEVPIEETGTRIKFHPDYAIMEKNNIEFGNILDHSKQMAFLNRGLRINICDVAADNKISYHFEGGIIDYFTQVNHLKKATVPEVIYAEGTFRDKTTKNSADVMVEVVMQYNNDNFSNILSYANNINTSEGGTHVQGLYDALIRIFNNYAEENKLLKNNSDKFTRDDIKPGLYAIISVKHTDPIFEGQTKAKLESKDARIATNKILSLKLERFMAENPEYAKKYIDKCLENRKNRLNEEAQKNLNKKNETDISGLPGKLADCSSKNPELRELFIVEGNSAGGSAKMGRDRSIQAILPLRGKVINSKKNDISTVLANKEIATMINALGTGIGEDFNINKLKYHKIVIMTDADVDGAHITTLLLTFFYSHMRPLIEYGFVYIAQPPLYKISSGKIVEYAYNDSQKDEITSSLEDKKNISIQRYKGLGEMDPEQLWETTMDPTTRKMLQVQIDDAAICEITFETLMGDEIEPRRDFIQENAKYASNIDF; this is encoded by the coding sequence ATGAGTAAGACAGAAGAGGTACACAAATATGAAGCCAATAATATTCAGGTTTTAGAAGGGCTTGAGGCCGTTCGAAAAAGACCTGGAATGTATATTGGATCTATTGGATCAAAAGGCCTTCACCATCTAATTTGGGAAATAGTTGATAATTCAGTTGATGAAGCAATGGCGGGATTTGCCACTGCAATTGATATTAATTTATATCCAGATAATGTTGTTGAAGTAATTGACAATGGACGGGGAATGCCAGTTGGCATCCACGAAAAAACAAAAAAATCGGCAGTTGAAACAATTTTAACAGTTCTACATGCCGGAGGAAAATTTGATAGTGATACATATAAAGTATCAGGAGGACTTCACGGGGTTGGTGCATCAGTTGTTAACGCCCTAAGTGATGTTTTTGAAGTTTGGGTTAAACGTGATGGCAAACTTCATTATCAAAAATTTATTAATGGTGGATATCCTGTAAAACCACTAGAAATTATTGGGGAAGTTCCAATCGAAGAAACTGGAACAAGAATTAAATTTCATCCCGATTACGCAATTATGGAAAAAAATAATATTGAATTTGGTAACATTTTAGACCATTCAAAACAAATGGCATTTTTAAATAGGGGACTACGAATTAATATTTGTGATGTTGCCGCTGACAATAAAATTAGTTATCACTTTGAGGGTGGAATAATTGATTATTTTACTCAAGTTAATCACCTTAAAAAGGCAACTGTTCCTGAAGTTATTTATGCCGAGGGAACATTTAGAGATAAAACAACTAAAAATTCAGCTGACGTTATGGTTGAAGTAGTAATGCAATATAATAACGATAATTTTTCAAATATTCTTTCTTATGCTAATAATATCAACACAAGTGAAGGTGGAACACACGTTCAAGGTTTGTATGATGCACTAATTAGAATTTTTAATAACTATGCTGAAGAGAATAAATTACTAAAAAATAATTCTGATAAATTTACAAGGGATGATATTAAACCTGGATTATATGCAATTATTTCGGTTAAACATACCGACCCAATCTTTGAAGGTCAAACAAAAGCGAAATTAGAAAGTAAGGATGCTAGAATTGCAACCAATAAAATTCTTTCACTTAAACTTGAAAGATTTATGGCTGAGAATCCTGAATATGCTAAAAAATATATTGATAAATGTCTAGAAAATCGTAAAAATAGATTAAACGAAGAAGCACAAAAGAACTTAAATAAGAAAAATGAAACTGATATTAGTGGCTTACCTGGAAAATTAGCTGATTGCTCATCGAAAAACCCTGAATTAAGGGAATTGTTTATTGTCGAAGGTAATTCTGCTGGTGGTTCTGCTAAAATGGGACGTGACCGTTCAATTCAAGCTATTCTACCATTGCGGGGAAAAGTTATTAACTCTAAGAAAAATGATATTTCTACAGTTTTGGCCAATAAAGAAATTGCAACTATGATTAATGCTCTTGGAACTGGTATTGGTGAAGATTTTAATATTAACAAATTGAAATACCACAAAATTGTTATTATGACAGATGCCGACGTTGATGGTGCCCATATTACTACATTGCTACTAACATTTTTCTATTCACATATGCGTCCTTTGATTGAATATGGATTTGTTTATATTGCGCAACCGCCACTATATAAAATATCATCAGGTAAAATTGTGGAATATGCTTATAATGATAGTCAAAAAGATGAAATTACTAGTAGCTTAGAAGATAAAAAAAATATTTCTATTCAACGTTATAAAGGGTTAGGGGAAATGGACCCTGAACAATTGTGAGAAACTACAATGGACCCTACAACTCGTAAAATGCTTCAAGTGCAAATTGATGATGCCGCTATTTGTGAAATTACTTTTGAAACATTGATGGGTGATGAAATTGAACCACGTCGTGATTTTATTCAAGAAAATGCTAAATATGCATCAAACATTGATTTTTAG